The Rhodopseudomonas palustris genome window below encodes:
- a CDS encoding FUSC family protein, which translates to MSVFDHSGRDARLFWHGLRQAVLLRLEALAPRVLFGLRLSASVCLALFATYYLELQNAFWAATTAAIVCQPNLGASIQKGRFRAIGSALGALVMVALLVAFPQQREPALLLLALFCGLCAAAATLLRNLAAYAAALAGITSAIIFADTMMDPSSAPFLAIVRVGEIYIGIWSATVVAMLTGSGSARRQLCQTLGRIAANLLAGFSADVTSGRGAADSRTARIALARELGPLNLAIDAALGEQSPVLADRARLRRIPFALLDALTSWRNAARFGERSSVAETTSRGELRASLAAIDPARFQTDPAGFRDSCRTTLGRIDATRSSDVDAPIVVAARDVVQGLAAAADGMLAKGAAGSNISTWRAFFVVADPLPALVNGARTAAAILAITWFWVLTAWPSGPFAIVFTAVATLIFASFGDHAGDLAKDYTIGVALMAVVGSVLYFGVLPALSSFAALIAVLSVLFIVLGMMQAGPWHSVVFLAMTISSLPLLGVGNPFTYDASAYFNLALAIVSGSAVGAMFFVAIPVVPPSLRLRRLIALSLRDLRRLLSLRRTPDQLRWTALMARRIELLPSEATADDVADLLALHAVGRAALRLGQEVSDDRALGLLRAALTALADGHLADARMMLVTWRGQSLALDPPDGADHRRWIASQSHIAVIIDAIDNHPVLLATPFRGWQPFFKAFR; encoded by the coding sequence ATGAGCGTATTCGACCACAGCGGCCGCGATGCTCGGCTTTTCTGGCACGGCTTACGGCAGGCGGTGCTGTTGCGTCTCGAAGCGTTGGCTCCCCGCGTGCTGTTCGGTCTACGCTTGTCGGCCTCTGTCTGCCTCGCGCTGTTCGCCACCTATTATCTCGAATTGCAGAACGCGTTTTGGGCGGCGACGACGGCGGCGATCGTTTGCCAGCCGAATCTCGGCGCATCGATCCAGAAGGGTCGCTTTCGCGCGATCGGATCGGCTCTCGGCGCTCTGGTCATGGTGGCGCTGCTGGTCGCGTTTCCCCAGCAGCGCGAACCGGCGCTGCTGCTGCTCGCGCTGTTCTGCGGTCTGTGCGCGGCCGCCGCCACATTGCTGCGCAATCTGGCGGCCTATGCGGCTGCGTTGGCTGGCATCACCAGCGCCATCATCTTCGCCGACACCATGATGGATCCTTCCTCGGCTCCCTTTCTTGCGATCGTCCGTGTAGGCGAGATCTACATCGGCATCTGGTCGGCCACTGTCGTCGCGATGCTGACCGGCTCTGGGTCGGCCCGGCGACAGCTGTGCCAGACACTCGGCCGGATCGCGGCCAATCTCCTCGCCGGCTTCTCCGCGGATGTCACCTCCGGTCGCGGTGCCGCTGATAGTCGTACCGCACGCATCGCCCTCGCGCGCGAGTTGGGCCCGCTCAATCTCGCCATCGACGCAGCCTTGGGTGAGCAATCGCCGGTGCTCGCCGATCGTGCTCGACTGCGCCGAATTCCGTTCGCGCTGCTGGATGCACTGACCAGCTGGCGAAATGCGGCTCGTTTCGGCGAGCGGTCCAGCGTGGCGGAGACTACCAGCCGCGGCGAGCTGCGCGCCTCGCTCGCTGCAATCGATCCGGCCCGATTCCAGACCGATCCGGCGGGCTTCCGGGATAGCTGCCGCACCACGCTCGGTCGCATCGACGCGACGCGGAGTAGCGATGTCGACGCGCCGATCGTGGTGGCGGCTCGCGACGTCGTCCAAGGCCTCGCCGCCGCGGCTGACGGAATGCTGGCCAAGGGGGCTGCCGGTAGCAACATCTCAACATGGCGAGCTTTCTTCGTTGTCGCCGACCCGCTGCCCGCGCTGGTGAACGGGGCCCGGACAGCCGCGGCGATCCTGGCGATCACCTGGTTCTGGGTGTTGACGGCCTGGCCGTCGGGGCCGTTTGCAATCGTCTTCACCGCGGTGGCCACGCTGATCTTCGCGTCGTTTGGAGACCACGCGGGTGATCTCGCCAAGGACTACACGATCGGCGTCGCACTGATGGCCGTGGTAGGGAGCGTGCTCTATTTTGGCGTGCTGCCGGCGCTATCGAGCTTCGCGGCCCTCATCGCCGTGCTGTCGGTGCTGTTCATCGTGCTCGGCATGATGCAAGCGGGGCCGTGGCACAGCGTCGTCTTCCTGGCGATGACGATCTCGTCGCTGCCGCTGCTCGGTGTCGGAAACCCGTTCACCTACGACGCCTCGGCGTATTTCAATTTGGCGCTGGCGATCGTGTCTGGAAGTGCGGTGGGGGCGATGTTCTTCGTCGCCATCCCGGTCGTGCCGCCGAGCCTTCGGCTGCGCCGCTTGATCGCTCTCTCGCTGCGCGATCTGCGTCGGCTGCTGTCGCTTCGGAGGACGCCCGATCAGCTTCGTTGGACAGCGCTGATGGCGCGGCGCATCGAGCTTCTGCCGTCGGAGGCGACGGCGGACGACGTCGCCGATCTGCTCGCGCTCCATGCAGTCGGTCGTGCAGCTCTCCGCCTCGGGCAAGAGGTTTCGGACGACCGCGCGCTGGGCCTGCTCCGAGCCGCCCTGACTGCGCTTGCCGATGGCCATTTGGCGGACGCGCGGATGATGCTGGTGACATGGCGTGGCCAGAGCCTCGCGCTCGATCCGCCCGACGGTGCGGACCACCGGCGCTGGATCGCCAGCCAGTCGCACATCGCCGTCATCATCGACGCGATCGACAACCATCCAGTGCTGCTGGCGACTCCGTTCCGTGGCTGGCAGCCGTTCTTCAAGGCATTCAGGTGA
- a CDS encoding DUF1656 domain-containing protein: protein MYREVNVFGVYVAPFVVMMVIAWAASVPLGILGARLQLGRWVWHPGLFNLSIYVIVLSIVVIVSGAHQ from the coding sequence ATGTATCGGGAGGTCAATGTATTCGGCGTCTACGTCGCGCCGTTCGTGGTGATGATGGTGATCGCGTGGGCGGCCTCCGTACCGCTCGGCATCTTGGGCGCGCGGCTGCAGCTGGGCCGGTGGGTCTGGCACCCGGGTCTCTTCAATCTGTCGATTTACGTCATCGTCCTCTCGATCGTCGTCATCGTCTCGGGAGCTCATCAATGA